The genomic region TTGTTTCTCAATGTAACCTTAATTTTCATTAATATTATTTTAATTGTAATTCCGTTTTCAATTATCTTTGGTTTTAGTTTATTTAAAAAGAAGGTAAGTGCTTAGCACTTACCTTCTTTTTAGATTTCCATTAATTTATAAAAGGCTGGAAAGATAGATTTAAAGATATCATTCATGAATGCACCAATGGCTGAAATATTTACAGTTTCATAATAAACCAGCCCTGAGGAGATAAGACTTAAAACTAAGAAACTAGCAGTAACATAAATGATTTTCTTATGATTATCCTTTTTATTATCTTTAAAAAGAGGGACTAAATCAACCCACGCAACCAAGACGACAATAAGTATTAATAAATAAAACATTTTAACCTCCCTGTGTTACTTCTTTAAAAGAAGACCACTAGATATTACGTCTACATCTACTTTAACATCCAAGAGAACTTTATCTTTATAAATCCCTTTCCATTCATCTTGCTTCAGATGAACAAGGTCAGGATACTCACCAACAAAGGTTCTTCCTAAACTAAAAATATCTAAGCCTATTTCATTTTTGGATTTTTCAAAGACAGTATCAATTTCTTTTTTAATTTTGCTCGAGATTAGGGATTTTAATTTTTCTAAAGAAATTTCATCAGGATAAACATCTGCTGAGTATTCAGTGATAAGTCCTTTAACTGAAATTTTAGCCTTCATAACATAATTGCCATTTTCTTTGGTAGGTTTTAAATATACCTTGGATTTTCTGATATCAATAGTAATATCATCCTGGCCAGTATTCCCGTAATCTACGGTTAGTACAGTAGAGTCGATATTGTTGTTTAACCAATTAACTGCTCTCGTTTCTCTGGGGCTAAGGGTAGTAATTAATTTATTTTGATAAAATACCCCAGTTCCAGATATGGCAGATCTATATTGTTGTTTGTCATCTGGAGCAGACTTCTCAACCGGAAGAGATTTAAAGTAATTCATTAAAGATACCCCAGCTAAACCTTCACTTTCAGCTACAAAATTAATTAATGTTTGATCCACTCCAAAACCAGTTAAGGCACTGTTTTTAATTAATTTAGTAGCTTCGATGCTAGAGTTATCAGCAGCATCGGGGATATTATTTAAAATTTGCTTGCCTTCCTTATCGGATAAAACAAAATAGATAGATTGCCTTCTTTGGGCATTTCTCATGACAAAGTCAATAGCAGGGCCAATATCATCTTCAGCCATATCCCTACCAAGAGCAATGATTTGAGCATGTGGCCAGTATTGCTTCCTATCTAGCCTCGTACTGATGTTACGAGTGGCATCATAAACAGAAGTTCCTATCGCGGATAGTAGTACTTGATTTGAGGTACTTGAGCCACTGCCTTCGCCACCCTTTTCTGATTGAGCAGAAGTTTTAACTGATTGAATTGTAACCTCATAAGTTTTAGGCTTTGGCATATCAATTGCTCCACCTGTTACTATTGATAAATCATTTAGTTCCTTACTATCCCAGCATCCAGGTAAAATGAGCATTGATATTAGAAAAAACAATAATATTTTTTTTCTCATTTATCATTCTCCTTTTTTTCCTCTGGGCTTGGAGGGGTAGGTTTACCTGAATTAGGTCCTAGTCTTTGAAAGTTCTTGTTATTTAAAAAGCTAGATCTATCCCTTAAAGCCCAGCGTGGTGCTCTATAAAGTACATCATCTAAATCTTGTACCAGTAAAGGTGATAAAGGCGTAGTATAAGGAATCCCAAAAGAACGTAAGGAAACAATATGTCCAAAAACAAGTAAAATACCAATAAATATACCCCAAAAACCCAATATTCCACTTAACACAAGTAAAAACACTTGGATCGATAGAATAGGAGTATTAAATTCTATAGAAGGAATAGAAAAACTAGAAATTGCTGTCATAGCAGTCACAATAACCATGGCAGGTGATACTAGCCCCGCCTTAACAGCCGCATCCCCAATAATCAAACCACCAACAATACCCACTGTTGACCCAATAGGTCTAGGTAACCTGGTACCTGCCTCTTGCAATATCTGAAAGGCAATAAGCATAATCAAAGCTTCTACAAAAGCAGGAAAAGGAACACCTTCCCGTTGATTAGCTAAAGTAATCAGTAAGGGGGTAGGGATCATTTCTTGATTAAAGGCGGTAAAGGCAACAAATAAAGCAGGTAAAAAAACAGCAAAGAATATACCAACATATCTTAAATTTCTAATAAAACTTGAATACCAAAAGTTTGTACTATAATCATCCACACTCATTAAAAAGTCAGCAACTAAAGAAGGTGCTAGTAAAACAAAAGAACTATTTTCTTGCATAATAGCGACCCGACCTTCGAGCATCGCCCCTACGACCTTATCAGGTCTTTCAGTTGATTGAAGCGTTGGAAAAGGAGATAAAGGGGCATCTTTAATAAGTTCATCAAGATATTCAGCTTCTACCAAGGCATCTATAGATACATTTTTTATTCTTTCGCGAACTTCATCAACTATTTTATCATTAACTATTGAGCTAACATAAGCTAGGACAACTGTGGTTTTAGAATATTCCCCTACAGTTAAAGTTTCAAACTTACAATCAGGGTGTAAGAGCCTTCTTCTGATTAAAGAAGTATTAACATTTAAAGTTTCTGTAAAACTTTCCTTAGAACCCTTAATAGATGGTTCATTTTCAGAAGGACCAATACCCCTTTTTTCCCAAGTAGGTAGTGTCACAACCACGGACTGGGTAATTCCTGTAAATAAAATTACAATGTTTCCGCTCACGATTTTATCCATGATAGGATTCATTTCTTTTTCTAAGCTAATTTGACCAATGGGTAGAGACTTTTTAATTTTCTCTTCTAATGGAAGGTCTGTAGTAAGTATATCCTCGTTAAATAAAAGATTAGCAATAACATCACGGCTGAGCATATTTACATTAACCATACCATCAGCATAAATAAGATGTGTCTCCACATCCTTTAACAAAATAGTGCGAAAAACAATATCAGAACAATCTTTAAAATGTTCTTTTAGGAAATCAATATTATTGTCCATATTTGAACTTAATTCTTCTAGGACTAGGCAGCTTTCCGATGATTCAGCTTCATTTACCTTGAGGGGCTTTTTCATCTTTGTATTAGTTTCCATATGTACCTCCCCTACTACATAGTTTTTATTGTATAGTGTTTACTATTTAGCCAAAAATTATGAGGAAAAAACAAAGAAATATTATTGACATATGACAATAATGAAAGATATAATAAATTATGAACATATGTCAATAACACGGGAGGTGTTAAAAATGCCAAGAGGTGACGGAACAGGACCATTAGGTCAAGGAACCATGAGTGGCAAGGGTAGGGGAAACTGTATTTCAGATAATTTCAACAAAAACAAACCAGGCCGTGGCATGGGAATGGGTAGAGGAATTTGTAAAGGGAATAAATTATGGTCAAACCAACAAAATACTAGTGAGCAAAATAAAGAAAAATAAGAAAAAACCGGACACGATGTCCGGTTTTTTGTGTAAATTATGATAATCAATACTAAAAGGAATCCTCTACCAGCACAACAAATCTTTTAATAAACCCTAAAGGTAATTTGTTATCATAAACGAAGCAATAGCGAGATTAAATAAAAAGAGCGCAGGTAATTGCAGATAGGAATACTTTGCTGTTTGAGCGCTAGCGAGTTCAAAGTATTCCTGCAATTGCCGGAGCTCCTTCCAATTAATTGCCCGAGCGTGCGCAGTGTTGATAACAAATTACCAACCAAACAATAACTTAATCGCCATCACAGAAACCATGACAATCAATACTCTCTTAATCCAAACATCACCCTTATTAATCGAAAAATTACTGCCTAAATAGCCACCTATACCATTTCCCACAGCTAAAACCAAACCAAAAATCCAATCCACATTACCACTAATAATAAAAACCACTAAAGAAGAAAGGACATAAAAAAAGGTCACAATTACCTTAATACTGTTAATACTTACTAAAGATAAAGAAGATAGCAGAGTCAAACTAGTAATAATAATAAACCCAGTGCCTGCCTGTAAGAGTCCACCATAAATTCCCATAAAAAAGAAGGTAATTCCCAAGATAATTTTTTTCTTTTTAGTTAATTCTTCTTCAACATCTTCAGCCTTTTTCTTTGGCTTTTTAATTAATGTAAAAATAATAATAAACATAACTACGGCTAAAATTTTATTAAAAACTTCATCGGGAATAGAAATTGCTATTCGGGATCCTACAATCGAACCTAAGACAGCTGGAATTGATAAGGTAATACCTAATTTATAATCAAAAAATCCTTTTCGCTTAAAGTTCCAAATTGCAATGATATTTTGCATGGTGAGAGCAACCCTATTTGTTCCATTAGCTACCGCAGAAGGGAGCCCTAAGAAAATCAACATAGGTAAGGTTAAAAGCGACCCACCACCGGCTACAACATTAATAAACCCTGCAAATGTCCCTATAAATAAAATTAACAGCACATTTAATATATTCATAAAATCAGTCCTTTTCTCTACGCTAACCATATATTAACATAATACGGATTATGCTTAAACATTTATTACCTATAAAGATAATCTATCTTATGTACGAAAACTGTTTTAGACTAAATAATTTTTTTGTTTAAGTATGTTTTAAGGATAAGTCAAACAAAAAAAGCACATCCTAAAGATTAGAATTATTTCCAATCTTCAGAATGTGCCTTTTTAAAATATTAATCTTTAAAAACATTATTTAAAAGTAATTTTTCTAGAAGCATTACTTGTTAAAAGCATCTTTTTTTTGATCAATATTACTTAGTGATCACAAGCATTTTGACCTGTAACTAATTCTTTATTTAGGTATGCTAAAGCTATTTCTTCAGGTGTACCACTAGGTGCTCCTACTACAACTTTAATTCCTCTTTCAGCTAATAATTCTTGAGCTTTTTTGCCCATTCCG from Desulfonispora thiosulfatigenes DSM 11270 harbors:
- a CDS encoding spore germination protein produces the protein METNTKMKKPLKVNEAESSESCLVLEELSSNMDNNIDFLKEHFKDCSDIVFRTILLKDVETHLIYADGMVNVNMLSRDVIANLLFNEDILTTDLPLEEKIKKSLPIGQISLEKEMNPIMDKIVSGNIVILFTGITQSVVVTLPTWEKRGIGPSENEPSIKGSKESFTETLNVNTSLIRRRLLHPDCKFETLTVGEYSKTTVVLAYVSSIVNDKIVDEVRERIKNVSIDALVEAEYLDELIKDAPLSPFPTLQSTERPDKVVGAMLEGRVAIMQENSSFVLLAPSLVADFLMSVDDYSTNFWYSSFIRNLRYVGIFFAVFLPALFVAFTAFNQEMIPTPLLITLANQREGVPFPAFVEALIMLIAFQILQEAGTRLPRPIGSTVGIVGGLIIGDAAVKAGLVSPAMVIVTAMTAISSFSIPSIEFNTPILSIQVFLLVLSGILGFWGIFIGILLVFGHIVSLRSFGIPYTTPLSPLLVQDLDDVLYRAPRWALRDRSSFLNNKNFQRLGPNSGKPTPPSPEEKKENDK
- a CDS encoding DUF5320 domain-containing protein; the encoded protein is MPRGDGTGPLGQGTMSGKGRGNCISDNFNKNKPGRGMGMGRGICKGNKLWSNQQNTSEQNKEK
- a CDS encoding sulfite exporter TauE/SafE family protein — translated: MNILNVLLILFIGTFAGFINVVAGGGSLLTLPMLIFLGLPSAVANGTNRVALTMQNIIAIWNFKRKGFFDYKLGITLSIPAVLGSIVGSRIAISIPDEVFNKILAVVMFIIIFTLIKKPKKKAEDVEEELTKKKKIILGITFFFMGIYGGLLQAGTGFIIITSLTLLSSLSLVSINSIKVIVTFFYVLSSLVVFIISGNVDWIFGLVLAVGNGIGGYLGSNFSINKGDVWIKRVLIVMVSVMAIKLLFGW
- a CDS encoding Ger(x)C family spore germination protein produces the protein MRKKILLFFLISMLILPGCWDSKELNDLSIVTGGAIDMPKPKTYEVTIQSVKTSAQSEKGGEGSGSSTSNQVLLSAIGTSVYDATRNISTRLDRKQYWPHAQIIALGRDMAEDDIGPAIDFVMRNAQRRQSIYFVLSDKEGKQILNNIPDAADNSSIEATKLIKNSALTGFGVDQTLINFVAESEGLAGVSLMNYFKSLPVEKSAPDDKQQYRSAISGTGVFYQNKLITTLSPRETRAVNWLNNNIDSTVLTVDYGNTGQDDITIDIRKSKVYLKPTKENGNYVMKAKISVKGLITEYSADVYPDEISLEKLKSLISSKIKKEIDTVFEKSKNEIGLDIFSLGRTFVGEYPDLVHLKQDEWKGIYKDKVLLDVKVDVDVISSGLLLKK